The genomic segment ATTTAGCACTCTTATTTACCAAATATTGATCCAGCATTTAGTATGGGTCAGGGACTCTTTTAGACATTGTAAGTAtagcaaagaacagaaaaaaatcttcGAATCCTGAAACATTTGTTTTAGTGAGAGATTTTGATtttatgtatactatatatatgaatatatttacttatatataaattataccattTAACATATAGATGTAAATTAATTTATAGTTATATGTTAACTGTATATTTATAGTTATAATCTCAGTTGGGATAATGGAGAGAACAGAGCAGGGTGTTACAGGTGGAGTTTGAGGGCAGTGAGGGAAGGGTGCAATGAGAGTTTATGTAGCATTTCCAGCTCtctgttgagttgtaggagcaAATGTGTGCCTGATATTACTGAGACTGGAAAACATTAGTTGTTTAATCAGTGTGTGTTGTATAATTGATGATGAAATGAACTTTATAAAGAGAAGTCAAATTggaggagagaatggagaaagagaaggagagagtggaaacaATGAAATTGGTTTCAGAATGACCTATATTGGACGTTTCTTAAATCATCATGGTCGCAGGTATGAGCCAGAGAGAATTGGCTCTTAGAATTTGCCATGTAGTCCAATCTTAATGTAATTGGCTATGACCACTCTTTGCATAAACTAATAAGCCCAGAGGCAAGTCACATTATTTACAGAACAGTTAAGATAGGTATATGTGAAGAACAGCcccctttgtgtgttcctctcGCATTTTCACATTAGGCATGTCACATACATGTATTTTGAACATGACAAATATttgcaataaatataaaacatctttGATGTAACTTTGAACTATTAAGTTGTTATCACAATTTGGTGGGtatctttttccatttgtctgtctactttttaatatttaatttttgttatcttAAATTTCATAgtatttaaaattgagaaaaatgaatgatacTCATAGGAATTTCGTGAAGGTGAAATCTAAgttataaaagatttattttgtattaaggctatgtttaattttcaaactACATAATGTGAAAGGTGCTAAagaattttgatacattttatacTTTACAGACAAGGTTCTGAGCCAGCattctttacttcctcctttctacttGAAAGATTCATTAATCTGAGTAACTGGCCATCTCCATTATTGCCACACTGAGTTCCTCTCTGGGAGAGTTCTTTTTTATATCATCTGCCAAGTATACCTGGGGTAAGTGTAGACACTGAGTCCGCTGTTGGATGGTGACTTCGTAACTCATATAGTATGTCCATAAATGAGAAACGTGctctactactgaaatgaaaaggcaaaatcaaagtTCTGTGGTTGAGTTCATCCTCCTGGGCTTTGCAAACTTTCCTGAACTGCAAGAGCAGCTCTTTGGGGTGTTCTTGGTTGTTTACCTGGTGATCCTGATAGGAAATGCCATGATCATAGTCATCATCTCCCTGGAACAGAGCCTCCACGTTCCCATGTACCTATTCCTCCTGAACTTGTCTGTGGTGGAAGTGAGTTTCAGTGCAGTCATTATGCCTGAAATGCTGGTGGTTCTCTCCACTGAAAAAACTACAATTACTCTCTCAGGCTGTTTTGCACAAatgtatttcattcttctttttggCATGACTGAATGCTTTCTCCTGTGGGCAATGGCATATGACAGATTTGCTGCAATCTGTCATCCTCTGAGCTACCCAATGATTATGAACAAAAGTGTTTTCATGAAATTAGTAATGTTTTCATGGGTCTCAGGAATCATGGTGGCTACTGTGCAGACAACATGGGTGTTTAGCTTTCCATTCTGCGGCCCCAGTGAAATCAACCATCTCTTCTGTGAGACTCCCCCCGTGTTAGAGCTTGTATGTGCAGACACATTTTTGTTTGAAATCTATGCATTCACTGGCACTGTTTTGGCCGTCAtggttcctttctttttgatACTCTTGTCTTACATTCGAATCCTCTCTGCCATCCTGAAGATGCCATCAACCACTGGGAGGCAGAAGGCCTTTTCCACCTGTGCTTCCCATCTCACATCTGTTACCCTCTTCTATGGCACAGCCAGTATGACCTATTTACAACCCAAATCTGGCTACTCCCCAGAAACCAAGAAACTGATGTCCTTGGCTTACTCACTTCTTACACCTCTGCTGAATCCACTGATCTACAGCTTGCGAAACAGTGAGATGAAAAGAGCTTTGATGAAATTATGGCGAAGACAAGTAGACTTACACACTCTCTGACTGTGCTGGGAAGCCATGAAATATTCATTTGGTCATTGCCTGACTgaactgttttaattttaataaatggtggGAAAGTTTGCATTTCTTAGCTTGAGTGTGTTTCATTGGTTGAGTTTTTGAAGTCCAATAATCTATCAGGGCTCCCTTTTGATCGTGTACTGTTGTCATTCATTTCTCAGGGGTATATAAGTTTCTATAACATATAAAACAATTCCTTATGAATTCCTCTATTATGATCATCCATGTCATTACTGAATTATTGTCACCAAGACGAAGCTCCAATAAAcacgtcttttcatatgtcctgATGTActgatgttttatttctgtatgacAGGTTCCTCAAAGTTGTCCTGATGGGACTGAGTGCATGCACTTATATATTTAGTAGCTACTGTAGAATTACTCTTCCAAATGATTGTAACTTCAGATGGACCTAAAGGCCCTTGAATAGGGTAGAGTTTCAAGAGACCAACAAACTGAGGAGTATTTTATTTCTGGAGTGAGAACCTGTTCCATGAATGACTAAATAAGTATAGTCATTTTGGGGGGACCACACCAGTTCTACATCCTGGACTCACACatgttattttcaaaacaataatCTTTGGTGTTTTTTAGATACTCATCACAAGGTTGGTGACCAGAAACTACAGGATAGTTCCTTGATATCTCACTTGATGGTGTCTGTATATCTTTCAGCCATAGACCACTCTTTGTCAAGACTTTTGTTAAATGTCCCTTTGTAGGCCCCCCAATGCTATGATACTTTCTTTATAAACACAGGAcgattcatttctttattatgggAAACTAAGTGATTAAGCATTTGTGCATGTTTTCCATGGCCTTGAGTCATGTCAGTAACCATCAcatgagagaaaaaatgaaataattactcATCCAGCaacatttgaaacatttaatttttgccCCCAAATTTATGTTGGTATTTATACACAGGAAGGGGCCGTTTTATTGAATCCATAACACATGAGCTTCTACTGCTCTTAGTGTGTGCCCCAGGGATGATAACAAAGGGGTAAAACACTGTTCCCACAGTCACTCATTTTTGGGAAAAACAATCCTTTAATTACTACTGCCTTTGCCACAAATGGGAAGTAAAAATGCAAAGCTGATTGGATTTCTACGAAAGGATATTTCATCATCAAATGGTTGAAACCAGTTTGGGTAATATTTGAATGTAGTACAATCTTTGCAGTAGGGCATTGAACAGGCATTTGGAAGTCCTTTAATCAGATTCTGTCCCTTGATGTCCTGAAATGTCCTCATAGCCCTTAGAGGGCTCAATTAAATAAGGCCcattgagggggaaaaaacctgcCAAAGTCTAAATCCCAAGACAGACATAGAACTTCATTTtgacttttgttctttcatttgtttatcccTTCGATGATTAAACCTGTTTTGCTAGGGCTGACTTAATGGCACTGTCCCTGGGGAAACAAGTGTCTGTCCTTGAAAATTCCAAGTTCCTTGGAGGATCACTGATTTTGGCAGGTCACAGAAGCCAGCCACACCATGCCTCTGCCTGTAGCCCAGGTGAGGAACAGACGCTGAACTGGCAAGGTTGCTCATGTGACGATTTCAAAGTCACGATGCTTCTCCATTTAGTTATGAGGTTGACAAAACTCATAAGTAAATGTCGTGATTGTCCGCTAAAGAGCAGCTGTTCTGCAACACCAGCTTTAGTTTCATAGCAGCTGATAGGACGGATACCTGACATCACGCCTTCATGGCTCTGAGGCTGACACAACTACTTCCAACCACAAGCAACGTGGGCAATAAAAAAgtgaactttaaaaatgtaaaacttatgaTGTCTCCCCTGGCTTAAATTATGTCAAAACATGCCCTTCTCGCCATCTGATATGTTTTTCACCGTATTTCCGCTgattaattgcttttctttccttagaCGT from the Desmodus rotundus isolate HL8 chromosome 5, HLdesRot8A.1, whole genome shotgun sequence genome contains:
- the LOC128781079 gene encoding olfactory receptor 10A3-like → MKRQNQSSVVEFILLGFANFPELQEQLFGVFLVVYLVILIGNAMIIVIISLEQSLHVPMYLFLLNLSVVEVSFSAVIMPEMLVVLSTEKTTITLSGCFAQMYFILLFGMTECFLLWAMAYDRFAAICHPLSYPMIMNKSVFMKLVMFSWVSGIMVATVQTTWVFSFPFCGPSEINHLFCETPPVLELVCADTFLFEIYAFTGTVLAVMVPFFLILLSYIRILSAILKMPSTTGRQKAFSTCASHLTSVTLFYGTASMTYLQPKSGYSPETKKLMSLAYSLLTPLLNPLIYSLRNSEMKRALMKLWRRQVDLHTL